Below is a genomic region from Ruania alba.
GCCGCCCGCTCGTTCGGTGCCGGGTGGCCGTTGATCGAAGATTCTCCGCCTGCGACATCGGCAGCGAGATCGCGCGACGCCTCCTCCTCGGTTGCGGCAACGTGGTCAGCGCCCGTCCCTGCCTTCTCGTCGGTCCGTTCCTGGTCAGGGAAGAAGACGTCCACCGGGCGCTGTCCGGCGCCGCCGGCGCCCGTCGGGATCAGGGCTCCAAGTCCCCGACCCAAGCCGCGGCGTCGCTCGGTCATTGCTGGTCTCCTTCGTTCCTGGTGCCGGAGTCGCTGCCAGAGCCGACCTGTGCGTAATCGTTGCGCGGCTCCACGCCTCGTCGCGCGATCTCGCGTGCCGCTTCCAGGTAGGCGAGCGCGCCGGTGGAACCGCCATCGTAGGTAAGGACGGTCTGACCGTACGAGGGGGCTTCAGAGATACGAACGGAGCGCGGGACCGCCGTACGCAGCGTCTGGTCCGGAAAGTGCTCGCGAACTTCCTCGGCCACTTGCTGGGCCAGATTTGTCCGACCGTCGAACATCGTGAGCAGGATGGTCGAGACGTGCAGCGCCGGGTTGAGGTGTGCACGGATGAGGTTGATGTTGTTGAGCAGCTGACTCAGCCCTTCCAATGCGTAGTATTCGCACTGGATCGGGATCAGAACCTCACGGGCGGTGACAAAGGCGTTGACCGTCAGTAGACCCAGACTTGGGGGACAGTCGACGAACACGTAGTCGATCCGAGGCTCCCCACGCTGGGATCGGCCCTTGAGGTAGGAAGCGAGGGCGTTCCGAAGGCGGTTCTCCCGAGCCACCATGGAGACCAGCTCGATCTCGGCACCTGAGAGGTCGATCGTCGCGGGAGCGCAGTACAGTCCGGGGATCACGGCGCTTTCCTGCACGACCTCCTCGAGGCCCACATCGTTGATCAAGACGTCGTAAGTGGATGGAACGCCACTCTGATGCTCGATTCCGAGCGCGGTCGATGCGTTCCCCTGCGGATCGTTGTCGATCACGAGGACTCGCAGGCCCGACGTCGCCAGTGCTGCAGCCAGATTCACCGAGGTCGTGGTCTTTCCGACGCCGCCCTTCTGGTTGGCCACAGTGAACACACGTGTCTGCAGCGGTGGCGGGAACTTCTGCCCGGCGAGCTCGATGCGCCGACGTGCGTCCACGGCGAGCTGTGCCGCCAAAGGGGTGCTCTCATCCATCACGGGGATGGCGTCGATCAGGGCAAGGCGTCGCTCGTCGTCGGGCGAAAGCGGCTTCGTCACGTCTGAGTACGGCCGCAGTCCGGTGTCGACGTCGTCCTGATCCACGTTTCGTTCCTCCGATGGTTGTGTCAGTCCCAGACTAGACGTCCTGTCCGGCATCATCCGACGGGACGCGACCACAACGAGTGGTTCCGTCGGCCTCTCCCAGGATATCCACAGGACCTCTGTGGATGATCTACGAGAGAGTGTGGAGAACCGTGGACTCATGTGCACTACTAGGCACTAGTTGTGGATAAGTCGAGTCGCTCGAGTCCACACTTACTGGCCCAGCCGTCTCTGCGGTGCAGAACTGGCGGGTTTCCGCTGCAAACTCGCCCTACTCCTGGTCGCACGTGGAACGATGGGTTATCCACACCACGATCCCAGCCCCGTGGAGAAGTGCTTGTTTCAGGGTCCGGAGTTGGCGTCTGGCTCCGGCATCTGGAGACACGAGCGGCCTCCATCCACAGCTTCCTCGGGGACACCTGATCGTCAGGCTTGTACGAGGATTGCTCGACAAGTCACCAGGATCACATGAAGTGTTCCACGTGAAACCGCCATGTCGGATCGTCGACGGTGACTCCTAGGCGGGGTCAGTTCCACGTGAAACGGCGCCACCAGCTTGACGGTGGCAGGGGACCGTGAGACCTGTGAAGTACCGACCCCATCAATCGCCTCATCGCAGATGCCCATGGGTAGAACGAGCGCGAGGCGGGTTGCTCGACGTGACCGCTGCGCTTCATACGCCGCCTGCAGCACCCACCACCACGCCGTGCCCATCACGGTGCATACCATCGACGCGGCAGCAGCACGGGCCTGAGTCAAACCTCTGCGAGCGGCGGATGTGCCCGACGTTGCCACCAGACCTCGAGCGGAGTTCATCGGTACGTCCGGCCCGGGAAGGACGCCGGGGCCATCCTTCGTTGGGGACACGTTTCACGTGGAACAGGTGCACCACAGTGGTTGTCGTGGACGCCCCACACTCGATCAACTCCTCCTTCCCGATAGTTCGCTGTCCATCCAGCTGATATGCACATACTCGCCATCGGCACTGCCTCACCGGTGGCGACAACTACGGAACCGACTCACGGCTCGGGTGCGGTCTCGTAGCGAAGCAGCTCGGGACCAGGTTCCATGGTGGCGACGCAGCGGCACGGAAGTCGGTGCCGATCCTGATTCAGTCGCCACAACCGCCAGGCCCGGTGCGAGCCGTTGTTCCGTCTCGCTGTACGTCTCGCGT
It encodes:
- a CDS encoding ParA family protein: MANQKGGVGKTTTSVNLAAALATSGLRVLVIDNDPQGNASTALGIEHQSGVPSTYDVLINDVGLEEVVQESAVIPGLYCAPATIDLSGAEIELVSMVARENRLRNALASYLKGRSQRGEPRIDYVFVDCPPSLGLLTVNAFVTAREVLIPIQCEYYALEGLSQLLNNINLIRAHLNPALHVSTILLTMFDGRTNLAQQVAEEVREHFPDQTLRTAVPRSVRISEAPSYGQTVLTYDGGSTGALAYLEAAREIARRGVEPRNDYAQVGSGSDSGTRNEGDQQ